The nucleotide sequence CCAGCCAAGCGTAGCCCTCATCCTCACCAGGCGCCATGAGTTTGGCCTTGTGGGGACCGGGGAGGAGGTAGATCTGGTcgcggatgaagccggccttgTGGAAGAGGTCGAGGTTGAGTTTGGCCTCCAGCTCCCGGATGATGGAGGCAATGGTGTTGGGGCCTGACTGCTGAAGGAGAGACTCCACGCAGCTCGCTATCTTCGACGGCTGGGTTGAAAGGGGTTAGGGATTTAGCCTCCAACTTTCGGACGAAGAAGGCGATGGCGTTGGGACCCAATTGCCGTAGGAGAGACTCCACGCACAGGGCGGGGCGTTAGAGATTGGGAGAGGTTTAGGCTGGGTTGGAAGGGTTTAGGAATTTATTGGGGTGGGGGGGTGGAGGGATGGTGAGGGATTGGGAGATGGTTCTGGAAGGGGCCTTCGATGATGCTTTCTAAATTGTCGCACTTCCGAGTGGAGGGGGGCAGGGATTGGGAGATGTTTCTGGAAGGGGCCTTCGATGATGTTTTCTAAAGAGTCATCTTTAGCTTAGCATCTATGAAACTGAGTTGATTCTGAAAAGAGGCCCCAAATTATCCTATTGCCCGGGCTGCCTAATGGACCGATCATCCGACCCTATTGAGTTCCTAAAACTTCCATTGATGAACCTTGTTGATTGATCTTGGCCTGATTGAGTTCGATTTATTGAGCGAATCGTCTAAACCTAATCTGCCCGAGCCGTTGAACACTGTCACCCGACCAACCGTCTCCTTTTCTTATTATTTAAATTCGAATAGAAATTAATCTCACTTTTAATGTCTTTAAATAGGTCTAATAGAGTCGTCTAGTGAAGTTTGACGATATAAGACGAAAGAAgtaagtaaatcttatactcCTTACTAGTTTTTAAACTTgtaagtaaatcttatactcATTACTAGTTTTTGAACTTATAAATAAATCTTATACTCCTTATTAGTTTTTGAATTTATAAGTACATCTTGCactctttattatttttcaaatgatTATGTTTTCTGTACATAAAATTTGCTTGTGAAAATATCATGTTTTTCTTAGAATTATGGATTAGCATATGTAGTTCAtatacctctattttttttctctccagaTAAAAAGAATTGATAGAAACAAAGGATGGATCAAGCTTAGAGTTTACACTAGCAATCTTGGCGATCTATATAACAAAGCAAAACTTTAGTTCTTCAATTGATTATAAATTTGTAGTTAGTGATTTTCTGAATAGTAAGAATAATGGGTTTGATATTTATGTTTAGATTTAGATACTCTCAActaatattaattttatttaataaataataaaattaaatttttatttattttattatatgtaTAATGGATTTGTAGACTAAATCTAATGTTGGTTTGGTATTATCCTGGACCGTACCTTTTACagtaaaaagaaagattttccaCAGCAGAAGTGGTCTCAAATTCTTATCGGAGATTGTGCAGTCCTAGGTAGAGCTTTCCACTCCAAAAGTTGACAAGGCTCAAGGCTTGGAAGCAGCCTTTATACATCATTATTTCTCGTGCTGACTCACATCATTATTTCTCGTGCTGACTCACATCAAATGGTTCAAGTTAAAAATTTCGAACAATATCCCAGAGGgataagatcatccaagaaattcagGACAAACCAACAAAAGTATCTGTTCATCCTCGGACAGGGCTACGGTATGGCTAGCAAATTAGCTAGCAGATAGACACCAGGAATTCAGGTTAAGGGGGAGAAATGAATTTGTAATGCCAAAAAGaaggtagaaaggaaggaacGAAGGAAGTTGAGGGAGAGACCTATCTGGTGAGCTTTACGGCCAGCACCACCGCCAAGACAACCAGTGACACCGACACGCCGCGACCAGCCCAAGCACCACCCTTGCAACCAAGCACCCTTGGTCCTCTTCCTCAAAGACCTACAAAAAGAggaacaagaaagaaaaggaaagaaaatttgtTTATAATCGCATAAAAGACAAACCAAAAGCAAAAATTGTTCTTACCTGAGCGAAGTCAGTACCCTGCTGATCCTGGTAAGTGGTGAAAATTTGAGATTCCATGGTTGGGATCATGATGTTCCTGTGAATCAATGTGTTCATCGCTCCAGTCCCGGTGGTAGGAGGTACCACATCCAAAATAAGTATGTCTGTATACACATATCAttataaataaacaaaatattcatcaaaatccttaATTAAACACTTTATCATTTGGTAGTTGCAGGTACCAAATCGCACATAAAGCAATGATTATGGTGAAAAATTTAACCTTTAGTATCACCCCAGCCGTTCCCACTTAGAGTGTCTCCTATTATAGCTGCACCATCTCTGGCTGCTTCATCTGGGTTCACCTCCATGTCCGGCTCCTTTCCATTAAAGTAGTCCCTCAAAAGCTGCCGAATCTTAGGAATTTTGGAACTCCCGCCCGTGAGAACAACGTCGTCAATTTGATCCTCGTTCAGTCCAGCATCCTTCATGGTTTCATTCACATGCCACACAATCTTCATGAACAAATCATTGTTCAACTCTTCAAACAGGTCCCTCGTCAGTAGCTCAGAGAAATCAAGGCCCTCACAGAGTGATTCAATGACCATTTGAACTTCCTGCTGGCTGCCCAAAGCTCTCTTGGCACGTTCACATTCTCTCCTCAACTTCGCAAGAGCCTGGCTGTCCCTGCTGATGTCCTTCCTATGCTTCCTACTGATCACTTTTATGAAATGCTGCATTATTGTCTTATCAAAGTCCTCACCTGCAAaacaggagaagaagaagaagaagaaagagatcgAAGAGGAAAACGGTGTTAACAAATCATCTGCTAAGAAAAAAACCAGTAACTGTACGTGCTAATAAATCAATTACCTCCTAGTTTGTCTCCACTAGTTGCTAGAACCACAAAAGCTCCATTATGAATAATCAAGATGCTGACATCAAATGTCCCACCGCCAATGTGACAAACAAGGATGTTTTTCTGACCAACCTGCTTATATCGACCGTATGCAATAGAAGCAGCCGTTGGTTCATTGATAATTCTAACCAAATATAAGTGGGCTTTCTCACAAGCAACCTTGGTAGCCCGTCTCTGAGCAACATTGAAGTAAGCTGGGGggcatagaaaagaaaaataaattaaaacgcGAGGAATCATAACTGTACTTTGCATGCAGACAACATTTTTTTTACCTGGAACAGTaacaatggcatccatgataGGCCTATCAAGTGCGCGTTCAGCATCCTCCTTCACTTTTTCTAGAAGAAGTGCAGCAGTGTCCTCAGGACTTATAAACCACTCGCCCCTTTCCTTCCTCGCTTTAATATAGGGCTTACCATCCTTGTTAACAATCTCGTACGGGACAAACTTCAAGTCTTCCTGTACATCTTTGTCCCTAAATCTACAGACGGCATGAACATTAGCATTTTCGTCTACAGCAAGTGGAAAATCAAGAACAGTAAcggttgagaaaaaaaaaaaagcgcacTTTCTTCCAATAAGTCGTTTGGCATTAAGAATAGTTCCTTCAGGATTCACAAATGCCAGCTTCCGCGCATCCTCGCCAATTAGCATCTCAGTATATGCCACGCACGATGGGGTCATGCCCTTTCCCTTGTCATTGAGTATGCCCTCCAAGGAGCCATTCACGTCAGCAGCAGCACGTGTGTATGAAGTTCCTAAATCTATCCCAATGGTCAATCCAAAAGAAGATCCTGCCAGTGAATTCAGAAAGTCAGTACGCctctgctttttcttaagaccAATGCTATCATAGCTAAAAGCAATCAGTCCATGCACCTCCAATCTTCCCTTTAAAGAGAAAAGGTGAAAATTATGATTTGAAACATATGAATAATTACATAGAAAGCTCAATCCATGCATAAAACAGACAACAAGATGCAGAACCAATGAAACAGAAGAATTGCAAGTGATAATCACAGAAAAGAAGCATTGAAATAAGTAATATTAATGATGAACCATATGCTTGTAACATGCTCTTTGGAACTACAGTACAAAAGCATGCTTGCAGTAAATTTGATGGATTAACCCTAAAATACTTATGAAGCATGAAAAACCATCTAACTTCTTCACTATATAAGAAGTTCAGAGTTCAATCACGGACAATCTGAAATTGCATACATATAACAAAGCTAATCATTCCATCAAAATCCTGCTCTattcttaaattttaaaataaaaaatccacACCATATACTACCAAATAATTCTAAAAAAGGAGGCCACATTAATCAATCAGCCCTCAGTGAAGCGTTCAAGCTCTATTCTTTATTCTTGAATAAAGAATAGATGTAGCATATACTACGAAACAAAAATGAAGGAACGGGTTTGAATTAATGGATCAGCTAGAGCCTGGCAATCTAGCAACAAATTGAGAAAGACTACATCATTCCAAATCAAGAACCCAACCTAGAATGCACCGTCGGATATGGAATCTAGCAACCAATCAAATCAAGAATCACAAGCTACAGaattaaatgaaaaaaaagagaggaatatATTGATCGATGAACCCTCAACGATCTCGCCACAAGTCAATAACGCCCAACATCATTCTGAGTCAAGAACGAAAAGAATTGCTATCTGTACCAATAACCCAATCTAATCCTGTCGCATTCTTGAAAAGAATTATATCAATGCAGTTGCTTAACCAAGCAATTAAAGATTTCTTACTGcctccatcatcatcaaaacTAGCTGGCCTGATGTAATCATCGCCGTCGCCAAACACACCCTTCCACTTGATCCCCGCCTCTCGGAACTTCTGTCCAAGATAGATGAGCTTCCCAAAGACCGCCCAGATCTTGGTTGCGATGATGggatcgtcctcctcctccacggGGGATAAGGCCTCCAGTCCCATGTCGTCGCCGCGGAGAGCGCAGAGGAACAGACCCACGAGACCCCTGCTCAGAGGGCAGCCCAAGCCTTCCTTGAAGGTGATTTCAATCAGGTACCCCAGCAGAGCGAGGAAGACGGGATCTTGGACTGGTTCATAGCGGTCGGTGCCCGGGGCCGGCTCCGGCAAGTCCTTGAACGGCCAGAAAGGACTCGGGGTGCGGAGGTGGAGGCCTCTAGCACGTTCTTGGAATTTCTTTCGAAGGTATCCCAAGAACTCGTCGAAGAACTTTCTGACGAAGCGGACGGGATCCTCTCCTTGGGACGAAGAGGGTCCAGCCCCGGCCGGCGGAGGTGGGACGTCGGTGGGTGGCGGGAAGACTCGGCGGGCGGCGCGGCCAGTGGCGTTGCCCATGGGGACGGCAGACGGCGAGAGTTTCTgctccgagagagagagagagagagagagagagagaggacagaaTGCGGGCTGGGAGACGGAAAGAGAAGCTTTTGGAGACAAAGCGCGGGGAGGAGGGTTTTAAAGGGAGGAAGGTTCCGTTCGGTTAATAATCTGCACGTGCAGCGCACGTGAAACGAAGGAGGGAAGAAAAAGTTTTGacctttaaaattattatttt is from Phoenix dactylifera cultivar Barhee BC4 chromosome 18, palm_55x_up_171113_PBpolish2nd_filt_p, whole genome shotgun sequence and encodes:
- the LOC103699921 gene encoding luminal-binding protein 4-like → MGNATGRAARRVFPPPTDVPPPPAGAGPSSSQGEDPVRFVRKFFDEFLGYLRKKFQERARGLHLRTPSPFWPFKDLPEPAPGTDRYEPVQDPVFLALLGYLIEITFKEGLGCPLSRGLVGLFLCALRGDDMGLEALSPVEEEDDPIIATKIWAVFGKLIYLGQKFREAGIKWKGVFGDGDDYIRPASFDDDGGSKKSLIAWLSNCIDIILFKNATGLDWGRLEVHGLIAFSYDSIGLKKKQRRTDFLNSLAGSSFGLTIGIDLGTSYTRAAADVNGSLEGILNDKGKGMTPSCVAYTEMLIGEDARKLAFVNPEGTILNAKRLIGRKFRDKDVQEDLKFVPYEIVNKDGKPYIKARKERGEWFISPEDTAALLLEKVKEDAERALDRPIMDAIVTVPAYFNVAQRRATKVACEKAHLYLVRIINEPTAASIAYGRYKQVGQKNILVCHIGGGTFDVSILIIHNGAFVVLATSGDKLGGEDFDKTIMQHFIKVISRKHRKDISRDSQALAKLRRECERAKRALGSQQEVQMVIESLCEGLDFSELLTRDLFEELNNDLFMKIVWHVNETMKDAGLNEDQIDDVVLTGGSSKIPKIRQLLRDYFNGKEPDMEVNPDEAARDGAAIIGDTLSGNGWGDTKDILILDVVPPTTGTGAMNTLIHRNIMIPTMESQIFTTYQDQQGTDFAQVFEEEDQGCLVARVVLGLPSKIASCVESLLQQSGPNTIASIIRELEAKLNLDLFHKAGFIRDQIYLLPGPHKAKLMAPGEDEGYAWLEVREKLDDFIVVGAKYGAR